gcactgtttacttcactggtttgcactctatctcccttgtgccttgtgctgctttacttatctttcttttttacatgacctatttgtatatttgtatagttgtactttatattttattatctttatttaatgttctactgttagtgttataaGTATGCACCAaaggtctgagagtaatgcaatttaaattctctgtatgtatgtactgtacatgtggaagaattgacaataaagcagacttgacctGATTACAAAATCACAGGCAGGCGAGTTTGAtcggggttggagctaaaccctGCAGCACATTggcctccaggacaagatttgaggaaccctgacttaaaggtacaatttgtaagatatttgcagtaaaatatccaaaacccactaggctagtgttatatattttgtccagctgattactaacaatatctctaatgttttcaactacttgtaaatcatgagaaaattcccattctaaacagtgacacggggcagtgttagttaccctttgttaccgcctgaTGTAAAAACCACATGGCAACAGtgttgtggacaaatgcggaagtaggttcgcgacaaacttcaactagaaagagatgccgatctcgcttctgttttactcgacaggtgagttgttttgattcgtatatttatagaaaatttattctattataacgatcaacaagatttgTATTATGGGGCATATACGCCAAATATACGGCATCGCATCTCTATACCAGCGCCtaatccatagtctgatcgcgtcttagcattgactttgtatgtaatctacttgcgttaaatccatgatttatctttccgtctgattgatggacatcagcggttgggtagaagacaaaacatcccatcattccacgctcttttcttagcgtcatcaaaccacgcgattgttattgttttgatagtgcgccctctcgtggcagatcctacaacctgtacctttaagtctTTGGGAAAACCAGTTGTTATACATCTGAAATGGATGCAGTCACCACAAAACTAATGTCCATATTGTcaaaaaggaatttcaaatcaatgGATTTATTAAATACGAAATATAAAACATTCAATTCAGGTTAATACAGCTacatataaatttaaatgtaaaaaaaaaaaatttgatatgtGGAAAGTCTCATCTGTTGTACATCAATGTCCAAACACTGTCCATAGCTGAAGTTGGCTGATAGCAAATTAATAATCCAACCTCTTGTAATGAAAACACACCACAGCTCTCAAACACCAGAGTTTTCCTAACCAGGAACAATCAAAAATAGTCCATATGGTCTCATGTTGAAAAGAACGTTAAATCCATACGTTAAATTCAAACTGGACCATGATGTGGTAACCTCACCAATAAAGAGTCCTTCTAAAATCCATACAAATACACTGTCTTAAAGGCTTAGCATCAATCCAAACACAGGTCCTACATACATGTACCATCTCTGCAAAAAACATCAGTAATGTGCACATTTAAATAGACAGAAAGAGAGTAAAAAACTCCTTTAGACTGGGCTTGAAATTACATATTTCCCAACCAGGACACGGCACAATGTTTTCAGCAGGTGAGTCATGTTGGTATGGAAGCATATATGtttatctaaaaaaattaatatcatggaaaagtgctttatttttttatttaattaaagaaaGCAAATGTtcttatattttagattcattgcacacaaaaagaaatatttcaagagttttttgttataaatttgatgtttatgatttaaagcttaggaaaaaaatggattttaaaaaatgtataattttttctcaaagatcaatcaaaaaaagatttacaaaacagaaatgttcaagatttcCAAAGCAGgcttaattatgcactcaatatttGGTTGGGGttccttttgcacaaattacaGTTTCAGCGAGGCGTGGCATgaaggcgatcagcctgtggcactgctgaggcattaTTGGAGCCCAGGTTTTCCTTTgatagtggacttcagctctgtTTTTTTggcagatgttacttatcttcctcttcacaatgaggctgaggttcaggtcaggtcaCTGTGGGCAAGTGCTAAAGTCCTTctgcaaaatgaaatctgcatctccataaagcttggttcaaaatctcctggtagatggctgcattgactttggacttgataaaacacaatggaccaacaccaacagacgtctcggcaccccaaatcatcactgacttcagaaacttcacactgtacttcaagcagcttggattctgtgcctctccagtcttcctccagactccagaccttgattttcaaatgaaatgctaaatttactttcatctcaaaagaggactgtggaccactgagcaacagtccagtttctTTTCTCCTTACCCAAGGGGAAatgcttctgacattttttttctggttcaagagttgcttggttctaggaatgtgacagctgtagcccttttcctgaagacgtctgagtgtggtgactcttgatgtgctgactccggcttcaatcaactccttgtgaagctctcccatgttcttgaatcggcttttcctgacaatcttcccaaggctgtggtcatccttGTTGCTTGTGCATCTTtacctaccacactttttccttccagtcaacattctatgaatatattttgatacagcactctgtgaacagccagccctttcagcaatgaccttttgtggctttccctctttgtggagggtgttggtgattgtcttctggacaactgtcaagtcagtagtctttcccatacttgtggttgcatgttctaaagtAGCCcgagaggtacccagtatttatactcaaaattaatcaaactaatcaagctcaaaatagaatattctaattttttgagatactgaattttttattttcctaagctgtaagtcgtaaccattagaattaaaacaaaaaactcttgaaatatttcagtatgTGTGCAATGAATCAAGAATATAagaaatttgtttatttagttttttttattaaattacaaataaaagagaccttttccatgatattcaaattttttgagatgtacCTGTATAGGTAGCGAAATtctatttaaaatgcaatatgcaaaatggcaatgcaataaTCAAAATggcaatgtatttctgtatttaaatctACATTTTCCATTACTCATACatgcaaagtttggtgcaaaaggaaaattaaaatgtaattatatattttacatttgccTTTTCAGTAGTCTTAATATGTAAACTGCATATACATTTTAACACTTAAACACTTGAAAcacttgaaattaaaattaaaatgtataacacAAATTGATTTGATATGCATAACATGTCCAAGCAGAAATGatagcaaaattatcatttaaatgctatttttcctaAATCCATTTAAACTAACAGAACACTTAGGATGGCATTTTCATCATGACACCATGGGATATTTGTAGCAAAATTCAGTGCAGCTTGGAAAAGGATTTTTGAGCTGACCACATCCACCCTCCGTCAATCAAGGTGGGGATTGGTGGAAGCATCTTATGTTTCGATCATTCAACatacataaacatttaaatacagaaatacattgccattttgaattttgcgTTGCCATTCTTCATTTTggattttaaattgaatttcaCTACCTATATGGTTCCATATGCATGCTGGCTACTGCTGCCTGCTATCTGTCTCTAACACATGGCTTTACTTATAAAAACCTAAAACATTCTAGCATCCCTTGTGCAAGGAAGAAAACTGCCCACAAAAATCTAATTAACAGGCTCCTATTTTTGGATTAATCTGGGAAGTCCCATAATCTGGGCTGCTCACAGAGAGCCTGCTGTGAGCCCAAAGCTGTGGGCCTCACTTGTGAAAGCCCGCACTGGGCCTGTCTAGGTTTGGTGTGGGTTGGCCCTAGCCTACTCTGCCCGCAAAAAGCCTGCATGGGCAACGCAAGGACGTGTTTGCAGGGTGCTTTAAATCATTCCGTCAAGTTTAGAACATGTTTAAAGACTCTTATTTAACACTAATAATTTGTTGACATGAGatagaatgtatttttgtttatatgtaaaaTGCCTAAATGACAAATAGCACTTTTTTCATGAGCAGACTCATGGTCAGCATggtcagttaatttttatttaaggtATTTGCCCCTTGGTGTTCatcaaaatcaaatgtttattttatttaaatgtagcttcaGGGCCCTGTTGTCTTTGTTGCATTTtcttttgatattatatatataatgatatatctGCTATTTTAGGAAGATTAGGTTGTTTTGGAAACTCTGATGTGTTGTGATTTGACAGGAGGGAGGTTGTAATGAAACTCTTGTGCTATAAATATGTGCTCTCTGCTCCATGAGAAGGAAAGGTAAGAACATACTGTAGATGAGAGTCTGTGACTGGAGCATTATGCAAAATAAGATTTCAGTGCAGATTTATTTCCTGTTTGTTCGATTTAAGTGTTGCATTTAAAATCTATTAAGGTTTTATGCAACTCATTCATAGAGATGCATAAATGTAGCTGCACCATTTTAAAAGGCTTGAATTGACTTCACTACATTGTTTCAAACGGAAACTCCAGTTAACTGTGTAAATGGATCTCCAAGTCAACATCAGCCAAAATGCAATATGGGAAAAGCATTTTCTCTGTTATGAATTTAGTAACAGGTCTTGTCAGAAGTTTGTCTATCCTTTGGAAACTCGAATATTACTCTACATCCTTTTCAGTGTCTCTTCAATTGTCACAATCATAGGAAACCTGCTTGTGATCATAACAGTCATTCATTTCAAGCAGCTTCACACAGCAACTAACTACCTCATCCTGTCTCTGGCCGTGGCCGATCTGCTTGTAGGAGGAGTTGTGATGCCTCCCAGCATGCTGCGCTCCATCGAGACGTGCTGGTATCTGGGAGATTTGTTCTGTAAAATACACAGCAGTCTTGATGTAACATTGTGCACCACATCAATTTTAAACCTCTGTATCATTTCTTTAGACAGATATTATGCCATATGTCACCCCTTTCAATATCATAGTAAAATGACATCACTCACCACACTAGTTATGATTATTATCTGCTGGACTGTTTCAGCTGCTCTGGGGTTTGGCATGATCTTCTTGGAACTTAATATTCTTGGAATTGAggatttttattatgaaaatgttcAATGTGATGGAGGCTGTTTAATTTTGCATAGCAGAGAGGCAGCTTCTGTAATGTCACTGATCTGTTTTTATGGTCCTGCTTTTGTGATGCTCTCTGTGTACCTCAAGATCTTACACGCAGCTCAACGGCAGGTTCAGGCCATCCAGAGCGTgaattctgaatttaaaaaagAGGGGAAAGCCACTAAGACATTAGCCATCGTCATGGGGGTGTTTCTGACCTTCTGGattcctttttttctttgcaaTCTTATTGATCCATTCATCGGTTACTCTGTACCACCACTGATGTTTGACTTGTTCCTGTGGGTTGGATATTATAATTCCACCTGTAATCCCATAGTGTACGCCTTCTTTTACAGCTGGTTCAGACATGCTTTCAGAGTCATTCTATCCAAAGCAATATTCCAGACAAATTCGTCAAGAATTATACTGTTGTAATGATGACATAGATTATATGCAAATGTGTTTCTTGACGTCTTATTTTATGATTGGTATATATTGCAGCAATCTATTTTACTGCATATTGTATGTCATTTCTTAACTAAACCTTCATATTAGTGCAAaataaatctgtgtttttagaatcCTGTGTGTGCTATATATGCTGTATGTCATTCAAGGCCCTTATGATTCCACCAGTGTTGATATTTGCCCCTCTCATTTATCCTTATGAATTAATTTCTAATAAAGTTAATCTCTGTAAAAACTGCACAGTCTATgctggaatatattttctttacacaaacacactttcagtGTAAACTTTCAAAGTACATGCagagaagataaaaaaataatttaactcTAAGTTATAATGCTATATTATCCtttcataatatatttttcttattccttttatttgtctttttttagtttatgacaatatgggaagtcgtggcctagtggttagagagttttattcctaaccctagggttatgAGTTCGAGGCTGgttataccacgactgaggtgcccttgagcaaggcagcgaacccccaactgctccttgggcgctgcaacataaatggctgcccactgctctgggtgtgtgttcactgctgtgtgtgtgtgcactttggatgggttaaatgcagagcgcgaattctgagtatgggtcaccatacttggctgtatgtcacgtcactttcaataTAGATTCAACATGGATGATGAAAACGCTGAAGCACCAAGTACATCTACCTCTATATCTTTAATTACAGGAGTTCCAGGCAGGCAGACTATGCATGAACACCATGTTTAACAAGGTGTATTTCTACATTCTACAGGCACCTCACTAATCTGACACCTATAGAGAACTCTGCTATTGAGCTTAAGAGTTTAATCGCTGTGTTAGACAATTGAAATTTctttaaacttttttcttttttcaggggCGTGTCCAGAATTTTATAAGTGGGGTGGCAAGGGAGGCAAGAGCAGAATGAGGGGTGGCAGCTAAGTTTGCTATGTAAAACCATTTATAGCGGTTATGAGGGATTAGCTAGctagtttattgaaaatataattaaCTGTAACAATCACCAATCAGGTAATTCATTTAGATTCTACTTCTATGCATCAAGATaagaataaatatgaataaatatggaACTGGAAGCTGGCCTCCTGACcaaactgagcaactgatggagaagggctttggtAAGTGTGGTGATCAAGAAGAACCTGAtggtcactctagttgagctTCATGATCATATGTGGAGATAGGAGAAATCTACAGAAGGACAGCCATCACTTCAATACTCTGCCGATCCAGTTTTTTTGGCATTGTGGCCAAACTCAATCCTCTCTTCAATTAAGACATATGGAAACACACttggaatttacaaaaaaaaagcaccTAAAGGACCCTCAGACTCTGAGAAACAATATTCTCTGGTCTGATAAACCTCAATTCTAAGCATCATGTTTGAAACCAgctctgctcatcacctgcacagtaccatcccaaaagtaaagtgtgctggtagcagcTTCATGCTGTGGGGCTTTTTTTCAGCGGCAGGGACTGAGGGACTCAGAGTAGACGGAACGCTCAGTGCAGCAACAGATAGAGATAGCCTTAAAGAAAACCCAGTCAAGAGCATTCAGAATCTCAGACTGAGCACAAGGTTCATCTTCCAACAGGAcagtgaccctaagcacacagcaagagtggctCAAATCAATAATATTTCTGGAGAAATATGAAAATGTGCATCTGctcccatccaacctgacagagcttgagaggtgaagagctgaggAGAAGGATGGCAGATAACTGCCAAATACTCATGAGCAAAGCTTGTTGCATCAAACAGAGAAACTTTAGCCTCTAAAGGTGCTCCagctaaatatttatattctgcaTGTGTTCATGATCTGTGTTCATTGCCATATTGCTGTACCTGTATTTTGATACCTGATGGGCCTCAGAATTGTATTATAGTATTTTTCTTTGTGCCCAATTCAGCTTCAACAACACAGAAATAAAGTCCATTTGCCATGTTCACTGATCATCACTTGATTTAGAACTGAATGAACTGAGTTTTAAATTTGTCTTTGACTTGTTTCAAATATCTCTAATTGTACTTGAAATAATGTGTCTTGAATTAATGCATCTTGAATAAAAGTCTGTAAGTTTGTAATActttacaacaatatttaatttttctaaCATTTGTAAACTGTTTTGTTAACAAGAACTACCAATGAACAGCATATCTTAAACTTAGCTgattttaatttctaattaaaCATAAAAGTTGAATCTGTTAACATCAGTTAAGGTACTGTGAGCTAACATGAACAGATTCTatttattgttaatgttaactgTACAATTTAGTACTTACACATTTGGTGTAATGTTATTGAAGAATAGCCGTTAAagcattttgattaaaaaaaataataataattaaaatattaagacTAATTTTGAGGGGACATTTGGACTACATCTCTCATAATTCTCTGTGGAAGCATGGTTTTCTGCTACACTTTTCCAAgtgtttatataaaaacaaaaagactACCATAGCTTCCAGTCTGTAATGGCCATGTTATGCACATGTCAGTGTGTTATCATGGTGAGACTGGAATGGAGCTTCTATATTGATTTCTTAACGTGCAGCTATTTGCTCTTGTAGTCCATGCGTGCAAACAAAGTCACAGCTGCTGTTCTTAATGACTCATGGATAAATATATAGACAGATTGATTGGAATTTGCCCCTTTAGCTGTAAAGCTGGTGGAATAAATGAATATTGGGTTTATTTGGAAACAGAGCAGGACCTTCTGTAATAAACAAGTATTTATATTGTGGGAAAAGTTGTTGCTTTGAAAGATTAATGTTTATAGTAGCTCCCTCCAATGGATTTCCTTAAATGGAAAATTTAGGAAAAATAATTTCTCCTTTGGGAGGAAGTTGGTTTTTATGGAATGCTTCTTAACTgaaactacaactttatttatAGCTGTTTTGAAGTGTAGATGGTACAGAAGTCAACAGTACTAAACAGGCTAAAACCACCCTATCATTTTCCACAAGGCTGTATGTTTTCATGAGTTTCTGATACAGCTTCATCATCGGATCGAGGTGAATGGGCTATCAAACGGCAAAATGGATCTCTGTTATGATTCTTTGAATGGATCCTGTGGGAAATATGTACGACCATACGGCATCCACGGTCTGATGCTCATCGCCATGATGTTGACCACTATTGTGACCATCATTGGGAATCTACTGGTCATCATCTCCATTGGACATTTCAAGCAACTTCACACACCAACAAACCAGCTGATTCTGTCTCTCGCCCTGTGTGACTTTCTCCTCGGGCTGTTTGTCATGCCGTTGAGCGCCGTCCGTTCCATGCAGGGCTGTTGGTACTTTGGTGATTTCTTATGTAAGTTACACACATGCATTGACATGACTCTCAGCACCGCTTCGATTTTCCACCTCGTGAGTGTGTCTGCCGAACGTTGTTGTGCTGTGTGCTGCCCATTAACCTATCATTATCGCTTCGGTTTTCCAACAGTGCTGTTAATGATCTCTATCAGCTGGTTGATTCCTGCCATATTCTCTATCATGAGTACCTTCCTCGAACTCAACCTTCAAGGTGACAGGGACTTCTACGAAACACACGTACGCTGTGTGGGAGGGTGCCATGTCTTCTTTAGTCCCGGTCCGGCCGTAGTCACCTCCCTTTTTTCTTTCTACGTTCCTGGTCTCATCATTATTGGCATTTATTCTAGAATATACATGATTGCCCGAAACCAAGCACAATCTATTAGTCTTCAGCTGAACCAGGTTAGGAGAGTTTATCCATCGGAAGGCACGCAACATCGCGCACAGAAGGCTACGATAACGATTGCTATCATAGTTGGAGTTTTCCTGGTTTGCTGGACTCCTTTTTTCCTCTGTAACATCACGAGTCCTTTTATTGGCTACACAATATCGCCAGTGTTGATCGATGCACTTGTTTGGTTTGGCTATGTCAATTCTACCTTAAATCCTTTCATTTATGCATTCATGCATTCTTGGTTCCGAAAAGCTGTGAGGATTATAGTAACTGgggaaatatttaaaaacaatagctGCAGAAAACAGTTATACTCATAACTAAGGCCTAATTCAGAATAGAATAGCATACTATTGGTCAGTTAGACCAATTGCTTCACTAAATGATTAATCTGCTGGCCAGAACTTTGTAAATGCAACCAAAACTTAGCCATGCCTTCCTAAAACATgtcgttcaaacacgcccccacatatctacatcCATGTGTGGGAAGATATCCATAACACTGTCCAAATATATATGCATAGAAAGAAGGCATAATTttgattctcactgtagtattgaAGGAcaactttgtttggtcttccaaaagaggacacaactagaaatcagtggttacgtTTTATTTACAAAAGTGCTCCAGAACAGTACAACCCAAATATTCAAGTATGTGCAGCATATTTTAAAGAGGAAAGTTTCCTGAACCTGGTAAGGGGtgaaacatttccatcacatgcttgaggtttCCGGCCAATCAAAATGGActggataactggccaatcagagcacaccgtGATAAGTTAAAGTTTTTTCCTGTCTGTCTCCCTAATGACAAAAAGCTAAGCTCTGTAGGGCATTATAGGTAAACAGGTTGGCTGTGATAATAATGTGACAGGACACAGCTAATGAGCTTCATGCATGGCATAAGTGCTAAGCAGGTGAGCGCTGGTTATTAACACCTTTGATTAGTccaactgctctgagagtcactctGATAAAATGGAGTATGATAACAAGTCTCATGGCTCCAAGACATTAATGaggtgtgtgtgactgagagctGTGGTTTTCTCTTCTAAAAATTAAGAAATACTCAGTTCAGTGCAGAAATTGCATTTACTGTAGTTGCAGTTATATagtttaattacttttaaaagcaatttaaagacATTAAAAGTTTGAAGTTGTAAGTTTAATAGATTGAATATTTCAAAAGGGGCGTGTGAAGTGCTTTtccatattttaaaatttaaatagccTTTTCTATTGTCTAACACTAAAAACacttataataattgtataacactgttaaattaaaCTTCAGAATACACATTATCCTACTGTTGTTTATAATGCTGTGATGCCTGAATTCACTTGTATAATCGAAAACAACGTTTAGACAAAATtgtatagaattttaatattaaGCACTTGGTTTCCAGCCGTAACATATAAATAATTCTAACCTTATTAGCGTTGGCCAGAATTtcaaaggggtcatcggatgcaaaattcacttttgttgttgtttgaacataaacgggtgttggcagtgtgtgtacacatccaccctattatgataaaaatccacccagtgtctttttttaaaatcccTATTTTAAAATGCCTTTTCTCAAATCAGCCTGTTTGGAGATTCCTGTCAGAATTCCTGCATAAGCCCCTCCTACGATAGTTGATTGACAGGGCCATCTTACCTCAGACCCTCCCTGAGTGAGCTGTGAGCTGGAGCCATTGTGTCGTTGCAGGGGAAGACAACAATGTCTTCGTTGAATGCAATAAGGGACATAgaagtcgtcatttactcccaatatctgagccgctgaagacgaAGAGAATTAACGTTACTTTCGTTTTTGAAAGGAATGCGCTTAAATGCATGCGCTTATGTTCACGCAAACATGCAAATGGGCAaccaatgacccctttaatgtgtgcagtcattttaaacattgttgtgggtcccactttatattgtgtccctaatacctgtgtacttagaTAGTAACTAGTtgtgtacatagtatgtaaccagagtgtaagtacacattggtacatagtatctacagctatgtttgtgtaattacacatatgtaacaaccctcaggatggtatgtgtaagtacaaatgtgtaacaggactctggtaacaacactttttggtaatgaaagtacaaatgtgtaacgaACGTGTTACACTTTATAGTCgatttatcatgtaattactcTGATGTTACAAAGCAGCTGCTAGTAAGTAAGGCTTTACATAGAAATTGTGGTtggtgtccagaatgttacactttatattgtgGACATTTCCTAaagagttaccatgtaagtacactggtaTTACAGTGGTGCAACAACTCCAACTCAAAGTCCAACTCCTTCCACTTTacatatccctaaacctaccaatctccaccccctggatcaaatggttccaattactcgtatacatattgttgttacaaaatgtagttaaatatatcctgttacacatttgtacttacacaaaccatcctgagggttgttacatatgtgtagttacagaaatgtaacagctgtagatactatgtatcaatgtgtacttacactgtggttacatactacatatacatttagttactatgtaagtacacaggtattagggacacttaatataaagtggggccTTGTTGGGTAATtgtctaataataatagtaatagtaataacaataattcgGGGACAGAAGGgcacagaaataatatatttaaagatgtataTTTTATATCACAGATGTTATTTTCCATCAGTATATATCACATTTTAATGAAtactgtcctttttttttttaatctcctgAGTTCATGATGTTTTTGTAACCATGGGCTAAATTGACAGGTGTGGGTGGGTTCCCCTTAAAATGAGAGTATATATGGACAAATATCTTAGCTACACTAAGTCCATTTATGGACTGGCATGcactatacagtatatgtgtatatCTTTCTTTGGACATTGGTCTTTaacaaactgtattttattttatttttttataattctcatTTATAATTCTCGTCTTTTTATGATTACAAAGAAACTATTTTTTAGCATCCAGGGCAAATGTGATGACTTTAAATAAGACTGATATTTACTTTGAAAATATGTTTCTCTGCTATCCACTCCTTCCAAACTCTTGTCTGAAACTGCAACGTCTTACTGTTGTTAAAGTGGTGATGTATGTTTTCATGGTGCTGATGATCCTCACAACAGTTTTTGGGAACCTGCTGATCATCATCTCCAT
The genomic region above belongs to Carassius carassius chromosome 18, fCarCar2.1, whole genome shotgun sequence and contains:
- the LOC132091797 gene encoding trace amine-associated receptor 1-like; the protein is MDLQVNISQNAIWEKHFLCYEFSNRSCQKFVYPLETRILLYILFSVSSIVTIIGNLLVIITVIHFKQLHTATNYLILSLAVADLLVGGVVMPPSMLRSIETCWYLGDLFCKIHSSLDVTLCTTSILNLCIISLDRYYAICHPFQYHSKMTSLTTLVMIIICWTVSAALGFGMIFLELNILGIEDFYYENVQCDGGCLILHSREAASVMSLICFYGPAFVMLSVYLKILHAAQRQVQAIQSVNSEFKKEGKATKTLAIVMGVFLTFWIPFFLCNLIDPFIGYSVPPLMFDLFLWVGYYNSTCNPIVYAFFYSWFRHAFRVILSKAIFQTNSSRIILL
- the taar1b gene encoding trace amine-associated receptor 1b, translated to MDLCYDSLNGSCGKYVRPYGIHGLMLIAMMLTTIVTIIGNLLVIISIGHFKQLHTPTNQLILSLALCDFLLGLFVMPLSAVRSMQGCWYFGDFLCKLHTCIDMTLSTASIFHLVSVSAERCCAVCCPLTYHYRFGFPTVLLMISISWLIPAIFSIMSTFLELNLQGDRDFYETHVRCVGGCHVFFSPGPAVVTSLFSFYVPGLIIIGIYSRIYMIARNQAQSISLQLNQVRRVYPSEGTQHRAQKATITIAIIVGVFLVCWTPFFLCNITSPFIGYTISPVLIDALVWFGYVNSTLNPFIYAFMHSWFRKAVRIIVTGEIFKNNSCRKQLYS